One stretch of Nocardioides perillae DNA includes these proteins:
- a CDS encoding VOC family protein → MTQTDVDLEAVAAARARIREAHLRPAGERPASTARGLHHTALVSSDVERTVRFYQDLLGFPLTELIENRDYPGSSHFFFDIGHENLLAFFDFPGLDVGPYAEVLGGLHHVAISVDPARWEELVARLTEAGVEHVVHSGVSVYFTDPDGARIELIADPLGEMYGEQVL, encoded by the coding sequence GTGACCCAGACCGACGTCGACCTCGAGGCGGTGGCCGCCGCACGCGCCCGGATCCGGGAGGCGCACCTGCGCCCCGCCGGCGAGCGGCCCGCGTCGACCGCGCGCGGGCTGCACCACACCGCGCTGGTGAGCAGCGACGTGGAGCGGACCGTGCGCTTCTACCAGGACCTGCTCGGCTTCCCGCTCACCGAGCTGATCGAGAACCGTGACTACCCCGGGTCGTCGCACTTCTTCTTCGACATCGGCCACGAGAACCTGCTGGCCTTCTTCGACTTCCCCGGCCTCGACGTCGGGCCCTACGCCGAGGTCCTCGGCGGGCTGCACCACGTCGCGATCTCGGTCGACCCGGCGCGGTGGGAGGAGCTCGTGGCCCGCCTGACCGAGGCCGGTGTCGAGCACGTCGTGCACAGCGGGGTGTCGGTCTACTTCACCGACCCCGACGGCGCGCGCATCGAGCTGATCGCCGACCCGCTGGGGGAGATGTACGGCGAGCAGGTGCTCTGA
- a CDS encoding SGNH/GDSL hydrolase family protein — protein MPRATTPGSAAARPAPLSAPLSPAAALLLLVALVAPLLGAQLVLGARADAAAPATSTAPATRVAGAVDESRVLVLGDSLTWRGRSELAAAHPSWTIDGVRGRSVLELPWLLRAHLRSSTPDAVVVALGTNTARRWTKDSYRRAAALVPRGVPLVFVTPYRDPRADTTRNARVKAERATRYATWMRELAREGGRRCVADWRALAAQHRWLLIDGVHQTPPAEQTWARVVGDAVARCS, from the coding sequence ATGCCTCGGGCCACCACCCCCGGCAGCGCTGCTGCGCGCCCCGCCCCCCTGTCCGCGCCCCTGTCGCCGGCTGCGGCCCTGCTGCTGCTCGTCGCGCTGGTCGCGCCGCTGCTCGGTGCTCAGCTGGTGCTCGGTGCCCGCGCCGACGCCGCCGCCCCGGCCACCTCGACCGCCCCGGCCACCCGGGTGGCGGGGGCCGTCGACGAGAGCCGCGTGCTGGTGCTGGGGGACTCGCTCACCTGGCGCGGACGCTCCGAGCTCGCCGCGGCGCACCCGTCGTGGACGATCGACGGCGTGCGCGGCCGCAGCGTCCTCGAGCTGCCCTGGCTGCTGCGGGCGCACCTGCGCAGCAGCACCCCGGACGCCGTCGTGGTCGCCCTCGGCACCAACACCGCGCGCCGCTGGACCAAGGACTCCTACCGCCGGGCCGCCGCCCTCGTGCCCCGCGGCGTGCCGCTCGTCTTCGTCACGCCCTACCGCGACCCCCGCGCCGACACCACCCGCAACGCGCGGGTGAAGGCCGAGCGTGCGACGCGCTACGCGACCTGGATGCGCGAGCTCGCCCGCGAGGGCGGTCGCCGCTGCGTGGCCGACTGGCGCGCCCTGGCCGCGCAGCACCGCTGGCTGCTCATCGACGGCGTCCACCAGACCCCGCCGGCCGAGCAGACCTGGGCCCGGGTCGTCGGCGACGCGGTCGCCCGCTGCAGCTGA
- a CDS encoding ABC transporter permease, whose amino-acid sequence MSPGPGGTGLPRWTWAPAALGAAFVLLPLAAMVARVDWAALPSLVTSPAALSALGLSLRTSAAATVLCLLLGAPMALVLARTTFRGQGVLRSLVLLPLVLPPVVGGIALLYTFGRRGLLGGTLEVLGLEVAFTTAAVVLAQTFVSLPFLVVSLEGALRTAGERYEQVAASLGAAPGTVLRRVTLPLVLPGLVSGSVLAFARSLGEFGATLTFAGSLQGTTQTLPLLIFVQRESDADAAVALSLVLVVVAVLVIGTARQGRGSAL is encoded by the coding sequence GTGAGCCCCGGCCCCGGGGGGACGGGCCTGCCGCGGTGGACCTGGGCGCCGGCCGCGCTGGGGGCAGCGTTCGTCCTGCTGCCCCTCGCGGCCATGGTCGCCCGCGTCGACTGGGCCGCGCTGCCGTCCCTCGTCACCTCGCCGGCCGCCCTGTCCGCGCTCGGGCTGAGCCTGCGCACCTCGGCGGCCGCCACCGTGCTGTGCCTGCTCCTGGGCGCGCCGATGGCCCTGGTCCTCGCGCGCACGACCTTCCGCGGCCAGGGCGTGCTGCGCTCGCTGGTGCTGCTCCCGCTCGTGCTCCCGCCGGTGGTCGGCGGCATCGCGCTGCTCTACACCTTCGGCCGGCGCGGGCTGCTCGGCGGCACCCTGGAGGTGCTGGGCCTCGAGGTCGCCTTCACCACCGCCGCGGTCGTGCTGGCGCAGACCTTCGTGTCGCTGCCCTTCCTCGTGGTCAGCCTCGAGGGGGCGCTGCGCACTGCGGGGGAGCGCTACGAGCAGGTCGCGGCCTCGCTCGGCGCCGCGCCCGGCACGGTCCTGCGGCGGGTGACGCTGCCGCTCGTGCTGCCCGGGCTGGTCTCCGGGTCGGTGCTCGCCTTCGCCCGCTCGCTCGGCGAGTTCGGTGCCACGCTGACCTTCGCCGGCAGCCTGCAGGGCACCACGCAAACGCTGCCGCTGCTGATCTTCGTGCAGCGCGAGTCCGACGCCGACGCCGCCGTCGCCCTCTCGCTGGTGCTCGTCGTGGTCGCCGTGCTCGTCATCGGCACCGCCCGGCAGGGCCGGGGGAGCGCCCTGTGA
- a CDS encoding MarR family transcriptional regulator, whose product MTAPGPWLDDDEQRVWRQWLAVSARLPAALHRQLQEGTGLSLPDFDVLVRLTDTLPDADAPTVRDAGGAATADGTSAARLRVGDLAEALQWERSRLSHHLRRMEGRGLVAREECADDGRGAFVVLTPAGRAAIEAAAPDHVRLVRSLVFDALTPAQVTALGEVTAAVLARLDA is encoded by the coding sequence GTGACCGCACCCGGACCCTGGCTCGACGACGACGAGCAGCGCGTGTGGCGGCAGTGGCTGGCCGTCAGCGCCCGGCTGCCCGCGGCGCTGCACCGGCAGCTGCAGGAGGGCACGGGCCTCTCGCTGCCCGACTTCGACGTGCTGGTGCGGCTGACCGACACGCTCCCCGACGCTGACGCGCCCACGGTGCGCGACGCGGGAGGCGCCGCCACCGCAGACGGGACGAGCGCGGCGCGGCTGCGGGTCGGCGACCTCGCCGAGGCGCTGCAGTGGGAGCGCAGCCGGCTCTCGCACCACCTGCGCCGCATGGAGGGCCGCGGCCTCGTGGCCCGCGAGGAGTGCGCCGACGACGGGCGCGGCGCTTTCGTGGTGCTGACCCCCGCGGGCCGCGCCGCGATCGAGGCCGCCGCCCCCGACCACGTGCGCCTCGTGCGCTCCCTCGTCTTCGACGCGCTCACGCCTGCCCAGGTGACGGCCCTGGGCGAGGTCACGGCCGCGGTGCTCGCCCGCCTCGACGCCTGA
- a CDS encoding class II fumarate hydratase, producing the protein MSEETAYRIEHDSMGEVRVPADALWRAQTQRAVENFPISGARLEDVHVQAMARVKAAAARVNGRLGVVDPQVAAAVEAAAAEVVAGQHLDQFPVDVFQTGSGTSSNMNANEVIASLAARAGVEAHPNDHVNASQSSNDTFPTSIHVAAALAVTDQLRPALEHLAEVLEDRAGAFADLVKAGRTHLMDATPVTLGQELGGYAAIARRGVERLEATLPRVLELPLGGTAVGTGINTPDGFADAVIDELARDTGLPFTEARDHFEAQGGRDALVELSGQLRTIAVGLTKVCNDLRWMGSGPTAGLGEVHLPDLQPGSSIMPGKVNPVVPEAVLMVCAQVVGNDAAIAHAGASGTFELNVMMPVMARNLLESVRLLANASRLLADRCVAGLEPDAAQMRRYAESSPSVVTPLNRHLGYETAAKIAKQALADGATIRETVLAMGFVERGELTEQQLDAALDVDAMTGRDRPSAR; encoded by the coding sequence ACTTCCCGATCAGCGGCGCCCGGCTCGAGGACGTGCACGTCCAGGCGATGGCGCGGGTGAAGGCGGCAGCGGCGCGGGTCAACGGGCGGCTCGGCGTGGTGGACCCCCAGGTCGCCGCCGCGGTCGAGGCGGCCGCCGCGGAGGTCGTCGCCGGCCAGCACCTCGACCAGTTCCCGGTCGACGTCTTCCAGACCGGCTCCGGCACCTCGTCGAACATGAACGCCAACGAGGTCATCGCCTCCCTCGCCGCCCGTGCCGGGGTGGAGGCGCACCCCAACGACCACGTCAACGCCAGCCAGTCGAGCAACGACACCTTCCCCACCTCGATCCACGTCGCCGCCGCGCTCGCGGTCACCGACCAGCTGCGCCCCGCGCTGGAGCACCTCGCCGAGGTGCTCGAGGACCGCGCGGGCGCCTTCGCCGACCTGGTCAAGGCCGGCCGGACCCACCTCATGGACGCGACCCCGGTGACGCTGGGCCAGGAGCTCGGGGGCTACGCCGCCATCGCCCGCCGCGGCGTCGAGCGCCTCGAGGCGACGCTGCCGCGCGTGCTCGAGCTACCGCTCGGCGGCACCGCGGTCGGCACCGGCATCAACACCCCCGACGGGTTCGCCGACGCGGTGATCGACGAGCTCGCGCGCGACACGGGACTGCCGTTCACGGAGGCGCGCGACCACTTCGAGGCCCAGGGCGGGCGCGACGCACTGGTCGAGCTGTCCGGCCAGCTGCGCACGATCGCGGTCGGCCTCACGAAGGTCTGCAACGACCTGCGCTGGATGGGGTCCGGCCCGACGGCCGGCCTCGGCGAGGTGCACCTGCCCGACCTGCAGCCGGGCTCGAGCATCATGCCGGGCAAGGTGAACCCCGTCGTCCCCGAAGCCGTGCTCATGGTCTGCGCGCAGGTCGTCGGCAACGACGCCGCCATCGCGCACGCGGGGGCCTCCGGCACCTTCGAGCTGAACGTGATGATGCCGGTCATGGCGCGCAACCTCCTCGAGTCCGTCCGGCTGCTCGCCAACGCCTCACGCCTGCTCGCCGACCGCTGCGTGGCCGGTCTCGAGCCCGACGCGGCGCAGATGCGCCGCTACGCCGAGAGCTCGCCGTCGGTCGTCACGCCGCTCAACCGGCACCTCGGCTACGAGACCGCCGCGAAGATCGCCAAGCAGGCCCTCGCCGACGGCGCCACCATCCGCGAGACCGTGCTCGCCATGGGCTTCGTGGAGCGTGGCGAGCTCACCGAGCAGCAGCTCGACGCGGCGCTGGACGTGGACGCCATGACCGGCCGCGACCGCCCGTCGGCCCGCTGA
- a CDS encoding pirin family protein → MSTVQLTPSVDVRRAADRFSTQVGWLDSHHSFSFGHHYDHRNTHHGLLMVNNDDVVMAGTGFDTHPHRDMEIVTWVMEGSLVHQDSTGHNGVIYPGLAQRMSAGRGILHSEKNDSWRLGGETHQDPVHFVQMWVVPDSSGVQPGYEQLEIDHELLSGGLVTVASGMPQHADATAIRIQNRYAALHVARLQPGGSVELPDAPYLHLFVPRGAVTLEGAGALEKGDAVRFTATGGQRVTATEPAEVLVWEMHAGIAA, encoded by the coding sequence ATGAGCACCGTGCAGCTCACCCCCAGCGTCGACGTGCGCCGTGCCGCCGACCGCTTCAGCACCCAGGTCGGCTGGTTGGACTCGCACCACTCCTTCTCCTTCGGCCACCACTACGACCACCGCAACACCCACCACGGGCTGCTGATGGTCAACAACGACGACGTGGTCATGGCCGGCACCGGCTTCGACACCCACCCGCACCGCGACATGGAGATCGTCACCTGGGTGATGGAGGGCTCGCTGGTGCACCAGGACTCCACCGGCCACAACGGCGTCATCTACCCCGGACTGGCGCAGCGGATGTCGGCGGGCCGCGGCATCCTGCACTCGGAGAAGAACGACTCGTGGCGCCTCGGTGGCGAGACCCACCAGGACCCGGTCCACTTCGTGCAGATGTGGGTCGTCCCCGACTCCTCCGGCGTGCAGCCGGGCTACGAGCAGCTCGAGATCGACCACGAGCTGCTCTCCGGCGGCCTCGTGACCGTCGCCTCCGGCATGCCGCAGCACGCCGACGCGACCGCGATCCGCATCCAGAACCGCTACGCCGCGCTGCACGTCGCCCGGCTGCAGCCCGGCGGGTCGGTCGAGCTGCCCGACGCGCCCTACCTCCACCTCTTCGTCCCCCGCGGTGCCGTGACGCTCGAGGGCGCCGGCGCGCTGGAGAAGGGCGACGCCGTGCGGTTCACGGCCACCGGCGGTCAGCGGGTCACCGCGACCGAGCCCGCCGAGGTGCTGGTGTGGGAGATGCACGCCGGCATCGCCGCCTGA
- the trhA gene encoding PAQR family membrane homeostasis protein TrhA → MDSRASHLRQEAGEQLRELVDEVKPHLRGWLHLATAPLTLVAGIVLIALSPTTTTRIGSTVFIASALVLFTVSAVYHRGTWSPRTWAVLRRLDHSNIFLLIAGSYTPFTLIFLEGRDEVLLLSIVWTGAVLGVLFRVFWADAPRWLYTPIYIALGWAAVFFVPAFAGGVDTVGLGIGIASLVLVAAGGVLYTLGGVVYGLKRPDPSPRWFGFHEVFHTLTILAFVAHYVGVSLATYSLR, encoded by the coding sequence ATGGACTCCCGCGCCTCGCACCTGCGGCAGGAGGCGGGCGAGCAGCTCCGAGAGCTGGTCGACGAGGTCAAGCCCCACCTGCGCGGCTGGCTGCACCTGGCCACGGCCCCGCTCACCCTCGTCGCCGGCATCGTGCTCATCGCCCTGTCGCCGACGACGACGACCCGCATCGGCTCGACGGTCTTCATCGCCTCGGCGCTGGTGCTCTTCACCGTCTCCGCGGTCTACCACCGCGGCACGTGGTCACCGCGCACGTGGGCGGTGCTGCGGCGTCTCGACCACTCCAACATCTTCCTGCTGATCGCCGGGTCCTACACGCCGTTCACGCTCATCTTCCTCGAGGGTCGCGACGAGGTGCTGCTGCTGTCGATCGTCTGGACGGGCGCGGTGCTGGGAGTGCTCTTCCGCGTCTTCTGGGCCGACGCGCCGCGGTGGCTCTACACCCCGATCTACATCGCGCTCGGCTGGGCCGCGGTGTTCTTCGTCCCGGCGTTCGCCGGCGGCGTCGACACCGTCGGCCTCGGGATCGGCATCGCCAGCCTCGTGCTCGTGGCCGCCGGGGGCGTGCTCTACACCCTCGGCGGCGTGGTCTACGGCCTCAAGCGGCCCGACCCGTCCCCGCGGTGGTTCGGCTTCCACGAGGTCTTCCACACCTTGACGATCCTGGCCTTCGTGGCCCACTACGTCGGCGTCTCGCTGGCGACCTACTCGCTGCGCTGA
- the modA gene encoding molybdate ABC transporter substrate-binding protein: protein MALTLGAALLAACSGGDEQVLTVVAPASAGEVFATLAEEFEEQEGVEVRLSVAGSADLVAQVQQGAPVDVVATADEAAMAGLVEDALVGGARVFATNSLALAVPAGNPAGVTGLADVAEGGDARLVTCAPQVPCGALAQQVADAAGVALAPVSEEGAVTDVLGKVTSGEADAGLVYVTDLLEVGEAVEEVPLPEAAALVNRYPVAVATGAPEPELAERFVALLLSADGRRLLGRAGFGTP from the coding sequence GTGGCGCTCACGCTCGGCGCCGCCCTGCTCGCGGCGTGCAGCGGCGGGGACGAGCAGGTGCTGACCGTGGTGGCCCCGGCGTCGGCAGGCGAGGTGTTCGCGACGCTGGCGGAGGAGTTCGAGGAGCAGGAGGGCGTCGAGGTGCGGCTCTCGGTGGCCGGCTCGGCCGACCTGGTCGCCCAGGTGCAGCAGGGCGCCCCGGTCGACGTCGTCGCGACCGCCGACGAGGCCGCGATGGCCGGGCTGGTGGAGGACGCGCTCGTGGGGGGAGCGCGGGTCTTCGCCACCAACTCGCTGGCGCTCGCCGTGCCGGCGGGCAACCCGGCCGGCGTCACCGGTCTCGCCGACGTGGCCGAGGGCGGTGACGCCCGGCTCGTCACCTGCGCCCCGCAGGTGCCGTGCGGCGCGCTCGCGCAGCAGGTCGCCGACGCGGCCGGCGTCGCGCTGGCGCCGGTCAGCGAGGAGGGCGCCGTCACCGACGTCCTCGGCAAGGTCACCTCCGGCGAGGCCGACGCCGGCCTCGTCTACGTCACCGACCTGCTCGAGGTCGGCGAGGCGGTCGAGGAGGTCCCGCTCCCGGAGGCCGCCGCGCTCGTCAACCGCTACCCCGTGGCGGTCGCGACCGGTGCGCCCGAGCCCGAGCTCGCCGAGCGGTTCGTCGCCCTGCTGCTCTCCGCCGACGGCCGTCGACTGCTCGGCCGGGCGGGCTTCGGCACGCCGTGA
- a CDS encoding TOBE domain-containing protein, giving the protein MPHLRIRDAATFLGVSDDTVRRWVDQGVLDAGSDEAGRKVLDGRAVAALARDHATPPAPPTGVASSARNRFVGLVTEVTVDTVMAQVELQCGPFRVVSLMSSEAVRELGLEPGVVAVATVKSTQVVVETAGGTA; this is encoded by the coding sequence ATGCCGCACCTGAGGATCCGAGACGCAGCCACCTTCCTGGGCGTCAGCGACGACACCGTCCGCCGCTGGGTCGACCAGGGCGTGCTCGACGCCGGGAGCGACGAGGCGGGTCGCAAGGTGCTCGACGGCCGCGCCGTCGCGGCCCTCGCCCGCGACCACGCCACGCCCCCGGCGCCGCCGACGGGGGTGGCAAGCTCGGCGCGCAACCGCTTCGTCGGCCTCGTCACCGAGGTCACCGTCGACACGGTCATGGCGCAGGTCGAGCTGCAGTGCGGCCCCTTCCGGGTCGTGTCGCTCATGAGCAGCGAGGCGGTCCGCGAGCTCGGCCTGGAGCCGGGCGTGGTCGCCGTCGCGACCGTGAAGTCGACGCAGGTCGTCGTCGAGACCGCCGGCGGCACGGCGTGA
- a CDS encoding lytic transglycosylase domain-containing protein, whose protein sequence is MPQREKYVPKHRSAPARPQPAQATRAAVRSGLVWSTVAVAATGTTIGSGVLAGDPASSSTQDLGETLAASATLSEPQSIELPERETPVSRSDRRGEEDPAKAAALGPVEAEAVTGSQDLSDADPRDVARALLPQYGFSADQFGCLDSLWVSESDWRVDADNPVSSAYGIPQALTGGTHDDLPADYMTNPVSQIEWGLGYIRDAYGSPCSAWSFKQANNWY, encoded by the coding sequence GTGCCTCAGCGTGAGAAGTACGTCCCGAAGCACCGCTCCGCCCCCGCCCGTCCCCAGCCGGCCCAGGCCACGCGTGCTGCCGTGCGCAGCGGCCTGGTGTGGTCGACCGTCGCCGTCGCGGCGACCGGCACGACGATCGGCAGCGGCGTCCTCGCCGGCGACCCGGCGTCCTCGAGCACGCAGGACCTCGGCGAGACCCTCGCCGCATCCGCGACGCTGAGCGAGCCGCAGTCGATCGAGCTGCCCGAGCGCGAGACCCCCGTGTCGCGCTCGGACCGCCGCGGCGAGGAGGACCCCGCGAAGGCCGCGGCCCTCGGCCCCGTCGAGGCCGAGGCCGTCACGGGCAGCCAGGACCTCTCCGACGCCGACCCGCGCGACGTCGCCCGGGCCTTGCTCCCGCAGTACGGCTTCTCCGCCGACCAGTTCGGCTGCCTCGACTCGCTGTGGGTGAGCGAGAGCGACTGGCGCGTCGACGCCGACAACCCGGTCTCCTCGGCCTACGGCATCCCGCAGGCGCTCACCGGTGGCACCCACGACGACCTGCCGGCCGACTACATGACCAACCCGGTCTCGCAGATCGAGTGGGGCCTCGGCTACATCCGCGACGCCTACGGCTCCCCGTGCAGCGCGTGGAGCTTCAAGCAGGCCAACAACTGGTACTGA
- a CDS encoding isoprenyl transferase, with protein MADWRNGVRRVLYPAYEARMLRRMPTDRLPQHVGVMLDGNRRWARTVGMDTAHGHRAGAANIEPLLGWCEEVGIEVVTLWLLSTDNLNRPADELEPLLAIIADAVDALAETGRWRLHPVGALDLLPAATAARLKAAQEATRETDGMLVNIAVGYGGRREIADAVRSLLLEHAERGTSLEELAQTLDVDHIAEHLYTKGQPDPDLVIRTSGEQRLGGFLLWQSARSEFYFCEALWPDFRRVDFLRAMRAYAHRDRRHGV; from the coding sequence GTGGCCGACTGGAGGAACGGTGTGCGCCGGGTGCTCTACCCGGCCTACGAGGCGCGCATGCTGCGCCGGATGCCGACCGACCGGCTGCCCCAGCACGTCGGGGTGATGCTCGACGGCAACCGTCGCTGGGCGCGCACCGTCGGCATGGACACCGCCCACGGCCACCGCGCCGGCGCCGCCAACATCGAGCCGCTGCTCGGGTGGTGCGAGGAGGTGGGCATCGAGGTCGTCACGCTGTGGCTGCTCTCGACCGACAACCTCAACCGTCCCGCCGACGAGCTCGAGCCGCTGCTGGCGATCATCGCCGACGCGGTCGACGCCCTCGCCGAGACCGGCCGGTGGCGGCTGCACCCCGTCGGCGCCCTCGACCTGCTGCCGGCCGCGACCGCGGCGCGCCTCAAGGCCGCGCAGGAGGCCACGCGCGAGACCGACGGGATGCTCGTCAACATCGCCGTGGGCTACGGCGGGCGCCGCGAGATCGCCGACGCCGTGCGCTCGCTGCTGCTCGAGCACGCCGAGCGGGGCACCTCGCTCGAGGAGCTGGCGCAGACCCTCGACGTCGACCACATCGCCGAGCACCTCTACACCAAGGGCCAGCCCGACCCCGACCTGGTGATCCGCACCTCGGGGGAGCAGCGGCTCGGCGGCTTCCTGCTGTGGCAGAGCGCCCGCTCGGAGTTCTACTTCTGCGAGGCCCTGTGGCCCGACTTCCGCCGCGTGGACTTCCTGCGGGCGATGCGGGCCTATGCGCACCGCGACCGCCGCCACGGCGTCTGA
- a CDS encoding ABC transporter ATP-binding protein encodes MAVPATGLQARVVVPERGVDVALDVAAGKTVALLGANGAGKSTLLAAVAGLLRPAAGEVVLDGRPLTVAARGRTSTWVPPHDRRVATLAQDPLLFPHLSARDNVAFGPRAAGTPRRTAQRQAARWLAEVGVEDLADRRPAALSGGQAQRVALARALAADPSLLLLDEPMAALDVAVAPALRQVLRRVLAARTVLVVTHDVLDALLLADWVVVLEAGRVVEAGATTDVLTRPRSAFAARIAGLDLVAGRWRGGAVETADGRRVVGEPDPADGPPAEGEEVVAVFRPTAVAVHRDAPGGSPRNALPVVVTDVEPHGDRVRLRAGDLAAEVTVQAAAELDLAPGDRALFAVKATEVAVHRRR; translated from the coding sequence GTGGCCGTCCCTGCGACCGGTCTGCAGGCACGGGTCGTCGTGCCCGAGCGCGGCGTGGACGTGGCGCTCGACGTCGCCGCCGGCAAGACCGTCGCGCTGCTGGGCGCCAACGGTGCCGGCAAGTCCACCCTCCTCGCCGCGGTCGCCGGGCTGCTGCGGCCGGCCGCGGGCGAGGTGGTGCTCGACGGCCGCCCCCTCACTGTCGCGGCACGCGGCCGCACCTCGACGTGGGTGCCGCCTCACGACCGGCGGGTCGCCACCCTGGCCCAGGACCCGCTGCTCTTCCCGCACCTCTCGGCCCGCGACAACGTCGCCTTCGGCCCGCGCGCCGCCGGCACCCCCCGCCGTACGGCCCAGCGCCAGGCCGCCCGCTGGCTCGCCGAGGTGGGGGTGGAGGACCTGGCCGACCGCCGACCGGCGGCACTGTCGGGTGGGCAGGCCCAGCGGGTCGCGCTGGCCCGGGCACTGGCCGCCGACCCGTCGCTGCTGCTGCTCGACGAGCCGATGGCGGCGCTCGACGTCGCGGTGGCGCCCGCGCTGCGCCAGGTGCTGCGCCGGGTGCTGGCCGCGCGCACGGTGCTCGTGGTGACCCACGACGTGCTCGACGCGCTGCTGCTGGCCGACTGGGTGGTGGTGCTCGAGGCCGGCCGGGTGGTCGAGGCCGGCGCGACGACCGACGTGCTCACCCGCCCGCGCAGTGCCTTCGCCGCCCGGATCGCGGGCCTCGACCTGGTCGCGGGGCGGTGGCGGGGCGGGGCGGTCGAGACCGCCGACGGGAGACGCGTCGTCGGGGAGCCCGACCCGGCCGACGGCCCCCCGGCCGAGGGCGAGGAGGTGGTCGCGGTCTTCCGGCCGACCGCGGTCGCGGTGCACCGCGACGCACCCGGCGGCAGCCCCCGCAACGCCCTGCCGGTGGTCGTCACCGACGTCGAGCCCCACGGCGACCGGGTCCGGCTGCGGGCCGGCGACCTGGCTGCCGAGGTGACGGTGCAGGCCGCGGCCGAGCTCGACCTCGCGCCGGGCGACCGGGCGCTCTTCGCCGTGAAGGCGACCGAGGTCGCCGTGCACCGCCGCCGGTGA
- a CDS encoding PhoH family protein, with amino-acid sequence MTALSTTSTSKARVRTYVLDTSVLLADPGALRRFEEHEVVLPVVVITELEGKRHHPELGFFARTALRTLDEMRVEHGRLDQPVPVGEHGGTLRVELNHTDPSALPSGFRLGDNDTRILAVARNLADEGFRVTVVSKDLPMRIKASAVGLDAQEYRADAVHESDTGYTGMAELEVAGVDLDELYDDGVLDLDQARDLPCHTGLVLVSERGTALGRVGPDKQVHLVRGDREAFGVHGRSAEQRIALEMLLDPEVGIVSLGGRAGTGKSAMALCAGLEAVLERGQHQKVVVFRPLFAVGGQELGYLPGSEQEKMSPWGQAVFDTLGALTSREVVEEILERGMLEVLPLTHIRGRSLHDSFVIVDEAQSLERNVLLTVLSRIGAGSKVVLTHDVAQRDNLRVGRHDGVVAVVDKLKGHPLFAHVTLTRSERSPIAALVTEVLEHVTL; translated from the coding sequence ATGACCGCGTTGAGCACCACGTCGACCAGCAAGGCCCGCGTCCGCACCTACGTCCTCGACACCAGCGTCCTGCTGGCCGACCCCGGGGCGCTGCGGCGCTTCGAGGAGCACGAGGTCGTCCTCCCCGTCGTGGTGATCACCGAGCTCGAGGGGAAGCGCCACCACCCCGAGCTCGGCTTCTTCGCCCGCACGGCTCTGCGCACCCTCGACGAGATGCGGGTCGAGCACGGCCGCCTCGACCAGCCCGTGCCGGTGGGGGAGCACGGCGGCACGCTGCGCGTCGAGCTCAACCACACCGACCCCAGCGCGCTGCCGTCGGGCTTCCGGCTCGGCGACAACGACACCCGCATCCTCGCGGTCGCGCGCAACCTCGCCGACGAGGGCTTCCGCGTCACCGTGGTCTCCAAGGACCTCCCGATGCGCATCAAGGCCTCCGCGGTCGGCCTCGACGCGCAGGAGTACCGCGCCGACGCCGTCCACGAGTCCGACACGGGCTACACCGGCATGGCCGAGCTGGAGGTCGCGGGCGTCGACCTCGACGAGCTGTACGACGACGGGGTGCTCGACCTGGACCAGGCCCGCGACCTGCCTTGCCACACCGGCCTCGTGCTGGTCTCCGAGCGCGGCACGGCGCTCGGCCGCGTCGGACCCGACAAGCAGGTGCACCTGGTGCGCGGCGACCGCGAGGCCTTCGGGGTGCACGGCCGCTCGGCCGAGCAGCGCATCGCGCTGGAGATGCTGCTCGACCCCGAAGTCGGCATCGTCTCGCTCGGTGGCCGCGCGGGCACCGGCAAGTCGGCGATGGCGCTGTGCGCGGGCCTCGAGGCCGTGCTCGAGCGCGGGCAGCACCAGAAGGTCGTGGTCTTCCGGCCGCTCTTCGCCGTCGGTGGGCAGGAGCTGGGCTACCTGCCCGGCTCCGAGCAGGAGAAGATGTCGCCCTGGGGGCAGGCGGTCTTCGACACCCTGGGAGCGCTCACCTCGCGCGAGGTGGTCGAGGAGATCCTCGAGCGCGGCATGCTCGAGGTGCTCCCGCTGACCCACATCCGCGGCCGCTCGCTGCACGACTCCTTCGTCATCGTCGACGAGGCGCAGTCGCTGGAGCGCAACGTGCTGCTGACCGTGCTCTCGCGCATCGGCGCGGGGTCGAAGGTGGTGCTGACGCACGACGTCGCGCAGCGCGACAACCTGCGGGTCGGTCGCCACGACGGCGTCGTCGCGGTCGTCGACAAGCTCAAGGGCCACCCGCTCTTCGCCCACGTCACACTCACCCGCTCCGAGCGCTCGCCCATCGCGGCGCTGGTCACCGAGGTGCTCGAGCACGTGACCCTCTGA